A single window of Agromyces aureus DNA harbors:
- a CDS encoding M20/M25/M40 family metallo-hydrolase, whose translation MPDSPTAPAQPAQPAQPAAPTVRPGAPERLSRMIALPTVSAELEQRGMADFDAFRDLLAELYPLTHEHLAFEQPHPLGLLFHWKGSGDADPVVLMAHYDVVPAVEADGWTFPPFEGRIHDGSVWGRGALDDKGPMLVLLEAVENLLAYGVTPARDVYLAFGGNEEDHGSAGKAIADLFRERGITPWLVLDEGGAVVDAPLPFVAVPSAMVGVGEKGIVSLRLEAESKGGHASAPPTHTPTDRIARAVHRLHPNPFPKRVPASARAMLRSFTPHTKGAPRLLLRALTAMPWLTARVFARLGGEPAAIVHTTVAATMLEGGTAHNVLPSQAAAVLNLRIAPGESVAGTAARVRRVIRDRHVSVTVLDGSEPSPESATDSPAFHAIEAAVAASFPEAITAPYLVMAATDSRWFHRFSPAVFRFAPLAMTAAQRAAIHGVDESVTFDSLERGERFHRALIASLTA comes from the coding sequence ATGCCCGACTCCCCCACGGCGCCCGCACAGCCCGCTCAGCCCGCACAGCCCGCCGCCCCGACCGTGCGCCCCGGCGCTCCCGAACGCCTCTCCCGCATGATCGCGTTGCCGACCGTCTCGGCCGAGCTCGAGCAGCGCGGCATGGCCGACTTCGACGCGTTCCGCGACCTGCTCGCCGAGCTCTACCCGCTCACGCACGAGCACCTCGCGTTCGAGCAGCCGCATCCGCTCGGTCTGCTCTTCCACTGGAAGGGCTCGGGAGACGCCGACCCGGTCGTGCTCATGGCGCACTACGACGTCGTGCCGGCGGTCGAGGCCGACGGGTGGACGTTCCCGCCGTTCGAGGGTCGCATCCACGACGGCTCGGTCTGGGGTCGCGGCGCGCTCGACGACAAGGGTCCGATGCTCGTGCTGCTCGAGGCGGTCGAGAACCTGCTCGCCTACGGCGTCACGCCCGCGCGCGACGTGTACCTCGCGTTCGGCGGAAACGAAGAGGATCACGGCAGCGCAGGCAAGGCGATCGCCGACCTGTTCCGCGAGCGCGGCATCACGCCCTGGCTCGTGCTCGACGAGGGCGGCGCGGTCGTCGACGCGCCGCTCCCGTTCGTCGCCGTGCCCTCGGCGATGGTCGGCGTCGGCGAGAAAGGCATCGTGTCGCTGCGCCTCGAGGCCGAGAGCAAGGGCGGGCACGCCTCCGCCCCGCCCACGCACACCCCGACCGACCGCATCGCCCGCGCGGTGCACCGCCTGCACCCGAACCCCTTCCCGAAGCGCGTTCCGGCCTCGGCTCGCGCGATGCTGCGCAGCTTCACGCCGCACACGAAGGGCGCACCGCGGCTGCTGCTGCGGGCCCTCACCGCGATGCCGTGGCTCACGGCCCGCGTGTTCGCACGCCTCGGCGGCGAGCCGGCGGCCATCGTGCACACGACCGTCGCCGCGACGATGCTCGAGGGCGGCACCGCCCACAACGTGCTGCCGTCGCAGGCCGCCGCCGTGCTCAACCTGCGCATCGCGCCCGGCGAGTCCGTCGCCGGCACGGCCGCACGGGTGCGGCGCGTCATCCGCGACCGGCACGTGAGCGTCACGGTGCTCGACGGCAGCGAGCCGTCGCCCGAGTCCGCCACCGACAGCCCCGCGTTCCACGCGATCGAGGCCGCCGTCGCCGCGTCGTTCCCCGAGGCGATCACCGCGCCGTACCTCGTCATGGCGGCGACCGACTCGCGCTGGTTCCACCGGTTCTCGCCTGCCGTGTTCCGCTTCGCACCGCTCGCGATGACGGCCGCGCAGCGCGCTGCGATCCACGGCGTCGACGAGTCCGTCACGTTCGACAGCCTCGAGCGCGGCGAGCGGTTCCACCGCGCGCTCATCGCCTCGCTCACGGCCTGA
- a CDS encoding NADPH-dependent F420 reductase: MHVADLPSIGIFGAGKVGTALARLLVASGYEVVLAGSPRQTALDLLVSVVAPGAKVASPAELVAGSDVIIVAVPFGKGGTVPWADFDGRIVVDAMNYWPPVDGHIAEIDADDRSTSEINAARNPNARVVKSLNHLGYHEMEDDSMDAGSPLRRALAVVGDDAEARTVLAGIIDDLGFDAVDGGALANGRALEPGHPAFGRELSAAELTALVSPAAHLAA, translated from the coding sequence ATGCACGTGGCAGATCTGCCGTCGATCGGCATCTTCGGAGCGGGAAAAGTGGGCACGGCCCTCGCCCGCCTGCTCGTGGCGTCCGGATACGAGGTCGTACTGGCCGGATCGCCGCGCCAGACCGCGCTCGACCTGCTCGTCTCGGTGGTCGCCCCCGGAGCGAAGGTCGCCTCGCCCGCCGAGCTCGTCGCCGGGTCGGACGTGATCATCGTCGCCGTGCCGTTCGGCAAGGGCGGCACCGTACCGTGGGCCGACTTCGACGGCCGCATCGTGGTCGACGCGATGAACTACTGGCCGCCGGTCGACGGCCACATCGCCGAGATCGACGCCGACGACCGATCGACGAGCGAGATCAACGCGGCCCGCAACCCGAACGCGCGGGTCGTGAAGTCGTTGAACCACCTCGGCTACCACGAGATGGAGGACGACAGCATGGACGCCGGGTCGCCCCTGCGTCGCGCGCTCGCGGTCGTCGGCGACGACGCCGAGGCCCGCACGGTGCTCGCCGGCATCATCGACGATCTCGGCTTCGACGCGGTCGACGGCGGCGCCCTGGCCAACGGACGCGCGCTCGAGCCCGGCCACCCCGCGTTCGGGCGCGAGCTCAGTGCCGCCGAGCTCACGGCGCTCGTGTCGCCCGCCGCGCACCTCGCCGCCTGA
- a CDS encoding LLM class flavin-dependent oxidoreductase: MTHYEFGVDTFGDITLDADGARLSHAQVLRNVVEEGVLADRLGLDFFGVGEHHRHEFAVSAPEVVLAAIAARTERIHLGSAVTVLSSDDPVRVHQRFATLDGISNGRAEVILGRGSFIESFPLFGYDLAQYQELFDEKLELFAALLPQEPVTWSGKLRPALTEQLVYPTVEHGSLKTWIGVGGSPESVVRAAHYGLPLVLAIIGGSAARFAPLADLYRRALDQFGHEPQPIAIHSPGFIADSRAEALDTLWPHYEAMMNKIGAERGWGPTTRGHFESEAVNGALYAGEPEAVAQRIADALRVTGATRFDMKVSNGGLSHEAIMGSIERYATQVVPRVRELLAADVEVEADLAAARELAAQDRADAAAERSASGE; the protein is encoded by the coding sequence ATGACCCACTACGAATTCGGCGTCGACACGTTCGGCGACATCACCCTCGACGCCGACGGTGCCAGGCTCTCGCACGCCCAGGTGCTGCGCAACGTCGTCGAGGAGGGCGTGCTCGCCGACCGGCTGGGCCTCGACTTCTTCGGCGTCGGCGAGCACCACCGGCACGAGTTCGCCGTCTCGGCGCCCGAGGTCGTGCTCGCCGCGATCGCGGCCCGCACCGAGCGGATCCACCTCGGTTCCGCGGTGACCGTGCTGAGCAGCGACGACCCCGTTCGCGTGCACCAGCGCTTCGCGACGCTCGACGGCATCTCGAACGGGCGCGCTGAGGTCATCCTCGGACGCGGGTCGTTCATCGAGTCGTTCCCCCTGTTCGGCTACGACCTCGCCCAGTACCAGGAGCTCTTCGACGAGAAGCTCGAGCTCTTCGCCGCGCTGCTGCCGCAGGAGCCCGTGACCTGGAGCGGCAAGCTGCGCCCCGCGCTCACCGAGCAGCTCGTGTACCCGACCGTCGAGCACGGCTCGCTGAAGACCTGGATCGGCGTGGGCGGGAGCCCCGAGTCGGTCGTTCGCGCCGCGCACTACGGCCTGCCGCTCGTGCTCGCCATCATCGGCGGCAGCGCCGCCCGCTTCGCCCCGCTCGCCGACCTCTACCGCCGCGCGCTCGACCAGTTCGGGCACGAGCCGCAGCCCATCGCGATCCACTCGCCCGGCTTCATCGCCGACAGCCGCGCCGAGGCGCTCGACACGCTCTGGCCGCACTACGAGGCCATGATGAACAAGATCGGGGCCGAACGCGGCTGGGGACCGACCACCCGAGGGCACTTCGAGAGCGAGGCCGTCAACGGCGCGCTCTACGCGGGCGAGCCCGAGGCCGTCGCGCAGCGCATCGCCGACGCGCTGCGCGTCACCGGTGCCACCCGCTTCGACATGAAGGTCTCCAACGGCGGCCTCTCGCACGAGGCGATCATGGGCAGCATCGAGCGCTACGCCACCCAGGTCGTGCCGCGCGTGCGCGAGCTGCTCGCCGCCGACGTCGAAGTCGAGGCGGATCTCGCCGCTGCGCGCGAGCTCGCAGCGCAGGACCGAGCGGATGCCGCGGCAGAGCGCTCGGCTTCGGGCGAGTAG
- a CDS encoding cation:proton antiporter — MHDTTLLLIEVGALLLIMSLAGRLALRIGMSPIPFYLVIGLAFGEGGIVPLDASAEFLEAGSEIGIILLLALLGLEYTATELFGSLKSTRAAGIVDGVLNAVPGALMALMFGWGPLAAVALAGVTWVSSSGVVATLLRDLGRLSNRETPAILGVLVIEDLAMAFYLPILSALAVGASILQGAIGVAIAVGVVSVILYVALRHGHIVSRLFPADHAEPLLLGVLGLTMLVAGLAAQVSVSSAVGAFLVGIALSGRVAAAASRVLTPLRDLFAATFFVFFGITSDSSALWSMLLPAFLLAAVTIATKVVTGAYAARRAGVGTLGQWRAGFTLAPRGEFSIVIAGIAVASGAAPELASLATAYVLITIISGTFLARVPDAAWFRAIVRRRAARAAATAAG; from the coding sequence ATGCACGACACCACGCTGCTGCTGATCGAAGTCGGCGCGCTACTGCTCATCATGAGCCTGGCCGGGCGTCTCGCCCTGCGCATCGGCATGTCGCCGATCCCGTTCTACCTGGTCATCGGGCTCGCGTTCGGCGAGGGCGGCATCGTGCCCCTCGACGCGAGCGCGGAGTTCCTCGAGGCCGGGTCCGAGATCGGCATCATCCTGCTGCTCGCCCTGCTGGGGCTCGAGTACACCGCGACCGAGCTCTTCGGGAGCCTCAAGTCCACACGCGCCGCCGGTATCGTCGACGGCGTCCTGAACGCCGTGCCCGGCGCCCTGATGGCGCTGATGTTCGGCTGGGGACCGCTCGCGGCGGTCGCACTGGCGGGCGTCACCTGGGTGTCGTCGTCGGGTGTGGTCGCCACGTTGCTGCGCGACCTCGGCCGCCTGTCGAACCGCGAGACGCCCGCGATCCTCGGCGTGCTCGTCATCGAGGACCTCGCGATGGCGTTCTATCTGCCGATCCTCTCGGCCCTCGCGGTCGGGGCGAGCATCCTGCAGGGCGCCATCGGCGTGGCGATCGCGGTCGGCGTGGTCAGCGTCATCCTCTACGTCGCGCTCCGGCACGGGCACATCGTGTCGCGCCTGTTCCCGGCCGACCATGCCGAGCCCCTGCTCCTCGGCGTGCTCGGGCTCACGATGCTCGTGGCCGGGCTCGCAGCCCAGGTGAGCGTCTCATCGGCGGTCGGCGCGTTCCTCGTCGGCATCGCGCTCTCGGGCAGGGTGGCCGCGGCCGCGAGCCGCGTGCTGACGCCGCTCCGCGACCTCTTCGCGGCCACGTTCTTCGTGTTCTTCGGCATCACGTCCGACTCGTCGGCGCTCTGGTCGATGCTGCTGCCGGCGTTCCTGCTGGCCGCCGTCACGATCGCGACGAAGGTCGTCACCGGCGCCTACGCCGCTCGGCGTGCCGGGGTCGGCACGCTCGGCCAGTGGCGCGCGGGCTTCACGCTCGCACCGCGCGGCGAGTTCTCGATCGTGATCGCCGGCATCGCCGTGGCCTCGGGGGCCGCGCCCGAGCTCGCGTCGCTCGCGACGGCGTACGTGCTCATCACGATCATCTCGGGCACGTTCCTCGCGCGGGTCCCGGATGCCGCGTGGTTCCGCGCCATCGTGCGGCGTCGCGCCGCGCGGGCGGCCGCGACCGCCGCGGGCTAG
- a CDS encoding cation:proton antiporter regulatory subunit produces the protein MGIRIEKVDLPGIGVRHDLVTESGRRISVVSHRDGERDLGVFDRDDPDACRDSIQLNDDEAAALADVLGASVMLSRLTSLSDETAGLYTEQIALPTDSPYLNRTLGETKARTRTHSSIVAIVRDGTIIPSPTPADHLRAGDVIVAVGTREGLDGVAKLLASGPD, from the coding sequence GTGGGTATTCGCATCGAGAAGGTCGACCTGCCGGGCATCGGCGTGCGTCACGACCTGGTGACCGAAAGCGGGCGACGCATCAGCGTCGTCTCGCATCGCGACGGCGAGCGCGATCTCGGCGTCTTCGACCGTGACGATCCCGACGCGTGCCGTGATTCGATCCAGCTGAACGACGACGAGGCGGCGGCACTGGCCGACGTGCTCGGTGCCTCGGTCATGCTGAGCCGGCTCACGAGCCTCAGCGACGAGACCGCGGGCCTGTACACCGAGCAGATCGCCCTGCCCACCGATTCGCCGTACCTGAATCGCACGCTCGGCGAGACCAAGGCCCGCACCCGCACGCATTCGTCGATCGTGGCGATCGTGCGCGACGGCACGATCATCCCCTCCCCGACGCCCGCCGATCATCTTCGGGCGGGCGACGTCATCGTGGCCGTCGGAACGCGAGAAGGACTCGACGGAGTAGCCAAGCTGCTCGCCTCCGGCCCCGACTGA
- a CDS encoding metal-dependent hydrolase gives MTLPAQDTRVTYPAGGLVQHAVVLHVEPSADGRLVVVTDATSFHPVDAAWPDQPADTGTIAVRGTELDVLDAVVAATDGTGLFVGSDIPVRKGTEGWAFLVAHLVGAGSAIAEGDEVVITADAAARGALSLGHTACHAASLALNAALESRWSKAARTDALGRPDFDGIAIASSRIEPFGSVDRYRLNKSLRRAGFDVASLVDEDLDLLAQTVAATVSWWIGSGSPVRVDRAGDGLTDRRTWVAELPDGTAEIPCGGTHVGSLGALGEARIGFELVDDDGTPVLEMRTRVTG, from the coding sequence ATGACCCTCCCCGCGCAGGACACCCGCGTCACCTACCCGGCGGGCGGGCTCGTGCAGCACGCCGTCGTGCTGCACGTCGAGCCCTCGGCCGACGGGCGTCTCGTCGTCGTCACCGACGCCACGAGCTTCCACCCCGTCGACGCCGCCTGGCCCGACCAGCCCGCCGACACCGGCACGATCGCGGTGCGCGGCACCGAACTCGACGTGCTCGACGCGGTGGTCGCCGCGACCGACGGCACCGGTCTGTTCGTCGGCTCCGACATCCCCGTGCGCAAGGGCACCGAGGGCTGGGCGTTCCTGGTCGCGCACCTGGTCGGCGCCGGTTCGGCGATCGCCGAGGGCGACGAGGTCGTCATCACGGCGGATGCCGCGGCGCGCGGCGCCCTCTCGCTCGGCCACACGGCCTGCCATGCGGCATCCCTCGCCCTGAACGCGGCCCTCGAGTCGCGGTGGTCGAAGGCGGCGCGCACCGACGCGCTCGGTCGCCCCGACTTCGACGGTATCGCGATCGCGTCGAGCCGCATCGAGCCCTTCGGCTCGGTCGACCGCTACCGGCTCAACAAGTCGCTTCGCCGGGCCGGATTCGACGTCGCGAGCCTCGTCGACGAAGACCTCGACCTGCTCGCCCAGACCGTCGCGGCGACCGTGTCGTGGTGGATCGGCTCGGGCTCGCCCGTGCGCGTCGACCGCGCGGGTGACGGGCTCACCGACCGCCGCACCTGGGTCGCCGAGCTGCCCGACGGCACGGCCGAGATCCCCTGCGGCGGCACGCACGTCGGCTCCCTCGGCGCGCTCGGCGAGGCCCGCATCGGCTTCGAGCTCGTCGACGACGACGGCACGCCGGTGCTCGAGATGCGCACGCGCGTCACCGGCTGA
- a CDS encoding acyl-CoA dehydrogenase family protein: protein MTATTPPETTPAETLLDDDLLERFRERAAGYDRDNVFFDEDLAELHEIGYLRALVPTRLGGLGWGLDDAVRGQMRLAGAAPATALAVNMHLVWTAVAKILHDRGDDTLEFLQREAGAGEVFGFGISEAGNDLMLFGSRTEADPQADGGYRYSGRKIFTSLSPAWTRLGTMGLDTTSADAPKLVYGFIDREDPDVRILDDWNTLGMRASQSRTTVLDGAYAAPDRIVRRLDPGPNADPLVFGIFASFELLLASVYAGIGARALDLAVAAAHRRTSMKRDGAPYAHDPDIRWRIADAALAQDALEPQLLAVARDLDGLVDHGSKWFAKLVGVKIRSTETAKQVVDQAVRVSGGSSYFAGSEIGRLYRDVLAGIFHPSDDESAHSTVANAWLGPVPD from the coding sequence GTGACCGCGACCACGCCCCCCGAGACCACGCCCGCCGAGACCCTGCTCGACGACGACCTGCTCGAACGCTTCCGCGAGCGTGCCGCCGGCTACGACCGCGACAACGTGTTCTTCGACGAGGACCTCGCCGAGCTTCACGAGATCGGCTACCTGCGCGCCCTCGTGCCGACCCGGCTCGGCGGACTCGGCTGGGGGCTCGACGACGCCGTGCGCGGGCAGATGCGCCTGGCGGGGGCGGCACCCGCCACGGCCCTCGCCGTGAACATGCACCTCGTCTGGACCGCGGTCGCGAAGATCCTCCACGACCGCGGCGACGACACGCTCGAGTTCCTGCAGCGCGAGGCGGGCGCCGGAGAGGTCTTCGGCTTCGGCATCAGCGAGGCCGGCAACGACCTCATGCTGTTCGGCTCCCGCACCGAAGCCGACCCGCAGGCCGACGGCGGCTACCGGTACTCGGGCCGCAAGATCTTCACCTCGCTCTCCCCCGCTTGGACGAGGCTCGGCACGATGGGCCTCGACACGACGTCGGCCGATGCCCCGAAGCTCGTCTACGGCTTCATCGACCGCGAGGACCCCGACGTGAGGATCCTCGACGACTGGAACACGCTCGGCATGCGCGCGAGCCAGAGCCGCACGACGGTGCTCGACGGCGCGTACGCGGCGCCCGACCGCATCGTGCGTCGGCTCGACCCCGGCCCGAACGCCGACCCGCTCGTGTTCGGCATCTTCGCGAGCTTCGAGCTGCTGCTCGCCTCGGTCTACGCGGGCATCGGCGCGCGTGCACTCGACCTCGCCGTGGCAGCCGCGCACCGGCGCACCTCGATGAAGCGCGACGGTGCGCCGTACGCGCACGATCCCGACATCCGTTGGCGCATCGCGGATGCCGCGCTCGCGCAGGACGCCCTCGAACCGCAGTTGCTGGCCGTCGCCCGCGACCTCGACGGGCTCGTCGACCACGGCTCGAAGTGGTTCGCGAAGCTCGTGGGCGTCAAGATCCGTTCGACCGAGACCGCGAAGCAGGTCGTCGACCAGGCGGTGCGCGTCTCGGGCGGATCGAGCTACTTCGCCGGGTCCGAGATCGGGCGCCTCTACCGCGACGTGCTCGCGGGCATCTTCCACCCCTCCGACGACGAGTCGGCGCACTCGACCGTGGCGAACGCCTGGCTGGGCCCCGTTCCCGACTGA
- a CDS encoding DUF4349 domain-containing protein: protein MRASQRSNRTGVERHQQPATEVGDHRHPLARRRRRGAVAPVAGAGAVLLIALLAGCSAGADSSMSQQAPALDAPAGAGSLDGTVTLEGEAGAPADASSLAAEAERSVVTTGDVRITVDDPVDAAAEAVRITQQAGGRVDQRTENPGPPDDPASGSASLTLRIPADGLDVALGALRELGDVTSVSMDATDVSQQHDDLDARITALQTSIGRMTALLAEAEDIGDLMAIETELTTRQADLDALVQQRDGLDDRIAYSTLNVGFSGVTVVVAPEPAPEGFWGGLIAGWNGLLLLLGWVGVVVGVLLPWLLAGLVVAMAVVAIVRLVRGRGRGPRRADAAANARPADTVADATAGPGASEAAESAASDRDLAPRA from the coding sequence ATGAGAGCCTCGCAGCGCAGCAACCGCACCGGAGTCGAGCGTCATCAGCAGCCAGCGACGGAGGTCGGCGACCACCGGCATCCGCTCGCCCGAAGGCGACGACGCGGCGCCGTCGCACCGGTCGCGGGTGCCGGTGCCGTGCTGCTGATCGCCCTGCTCGCCGGGTGCTCGGCCGGTGCGGATTCCTCGATGTCGCAGCAGGCCCCCGCGCTCGACGCGCCGGCCGGCGCCGGGTCGCTCGACGGCACGGTGACGCTCGAGGGCGAGGCCGGGGCTCCGGCCGACGCCTCGTCGCTCGCCGCCGAGGCCGAACGCAGCGTGGTCACCACGGGTGACGTCCGCATCACGGTCGACGACCCGGTGGATGCCGCGGCCGAGGCGGTGCGCATCACGCAGCAGGCGGGCGGTCGGGTCGACCAGCGCACCGAGAACCCGGGCCCGCCCGACGACCCCGCCTCGGGCTCGGCATCGCTGACCCTGCGCATCCCGGCCGACGGCCTCGACGTCGCACTCGGCGCGCTTCGCGAGCTCGGCGACGTCACCTCAGTCTCGATGGACGCGACCGACGTCTCGCAGCAGCACGACGACCTCGACGCGCGCATCACGGCGCTCCAGACCTCCATCGGACGCATGACGGCGCTGCTCGCCGAGGCGGAGGACATCGGCGACCTGATGGCGATCGAGACCGAGCTGACGACGCGTCAGGCCGACCTCGACGCGCTCGTGCAGCAGCGCGACGGGCTCGACGACCGCATCGCCTACTCGACCCTGAACGTCGGGTTCTCGGGCGTCACGGTCGTGGTCGCGCCCGAGCCGGCACCCGAGGGGTTCTGGGGCGGCCTCATCGCCGGGTGGAACGGGCTGCTGCTCCTCCTCGGCTGGGTCGGTGTGGTCGTCGGCGTGCTGCTGCCCTGGCTGCTCGCGGGGCTCGTCGTGGCGATGGCCGTCGTCGCGATCGTGCGTCTCGTGCGCGGGCGCGGGCGCGGGCCTCGACGAGCGGATGCCGCGGCGAACGCGCGACCGGCCGACACCGTCGCCGACGCGACTGCCGGGCCGGGCGCCTCCGAGGCCGCCGAGTCCGCCGCATCCGACCGCGACCTCGCACCCCGGGCGTAA
- a CDS encoding aldo/keto reductase has product MNDAPLPLAPRFDLAGGARIPQLGFGLYKVPATDAAGLALAAIDAGYRHLDTAAFYANEAEVGQAVRESDVAREDLFVTSKVWRDDNGYDATLRAFDVSMEKFGLETLDLYLIHWPVPSTDLYVDTWRALVRLQAEGRVHSVGVANFHVHHVDRIVAETGVAPAINQVELHPWLPQRELRADHAARGIQVEAWSPLARGRVLDDPTLALIAARHDRSPAQVVLRWHVQQGLVAIPKASSPARIRENLDVFGFELDEVDLAAIAALESGERTGRDPEYD; this is encoded by the coding sequence GTGAACGACGCACCCCTCCCTCTCGCCCCGCGATTCGACCTCGCCGGCGGCGCTCGCATCCCGCAGCTCGGCTTCGGGCTCTACAAGGTGCCGGCGACGGATGCCGCGGGCCTGGCGCTCGCGGCCATCGACGCCGGCTACCGCCACCTCGACACCGCCGCGTTCTACGCGAACGAGGCCGAGGTCGGGCAGGCGGTGCGCGAGAGCGACGTGGCCCGTGAAGACCTCTTCGTCACGAGCAAGGTGTGGCGCGACGACAACGGCTACGACGCGACCCTGCGGGCGTTCGACGTGTCGATGGAGAAGTTCGGCCTCGAGACGCTCGACCTCTACCTGATCCACTGGCCGGTGCCATCGACCGACCTGTACGTCGACACCTGGCGCGCGCTCGTGCGGCTCCAGGCCGAGGGCCGGGTGCACTCGGTGGGCGTGGCGAACTTCCACGTGCACCACGTCGATCGCATCGTCGCCGAGACGGGGGTCGCGCCCGCGATCAACCAGGTGGAACTGCACCCGTGGCTGCCGCAGCGCGAGTTGCGCGCCGACCATGCGGCCCGCGGCATCCAGGTCGAGGCGTGGTCGCCGCTCGCGCGCGGGCGCGTGCTCGACGATCCGACGCTCGCGCTCATCGCCGCCCGCCACGATCGGAGCCCCGCCCAGGTCGTGCTGCGGTGGCACGTGCAGCAGGGGCTCGTGGCGATCCCCAAGGCCTCGTCGCCCGCGCGGATCCGCGAGAACCTCGACGTCTTCGGCTTCGAGCTCGATGAGGTCGACCTCGCGGCGATCGCGGCCCTCGAGTCGGGCGAGCGCACGGGTCGCGACCCCGAGTACGACTGA
- a CDS encoding MFS transporter, whose product MASYSELLKTPGVARIIAAQLTARFPSGMLSLAFLLHIEQTTGSYGSAGLVLAATSIGQAIAGPLTSRLMGRLGMRPVLIVTTILCVTGIVSIGLLPLTVPLYMIVGFITGLATPPVQPAVRTIYPKMVNSRQLTPLFSLDASAQEIIWVVGPVITTLVATQIGTIWAIMLAAVLMVVGGAWFISSPELGRVRIPRSKRKFGVVLSRPAVLLATVVGFLLIGACAAVEAGVVAVFGHGGPEAGLVLAIFSVGSLAGGLLFGHIPIGPWATARRMFIVFAGMALAAFVMDFWWLSATLFIAGIGIAPALAVLFSIVSSSVKFSDTAEAYGWVGTGQLIGAALGSALAGFSIDGYGAQGAFWIAAGFAFVGVLVPALGRRWHPDLRGRDASPIPDTEPVPMQPS is encoded by the coding sequence GTGGCCAGCTACTCCGAACTCCTCAAGACCCCGGGCGTCGCGCGAATCATCGCGGCGCAGCTGACCGCGCGCTTCCCGTCGGGCATGCTCTCGCTCGCGTTCCTGTTGCACATCGAGCAGACGACCGGATCGTACGGCTCCGCCGGCCTGGTGCTCGCGGCCACGTCGATCGGCCAGGCGATCGCGGGCCCGCTCACGAGCCGGCTCATGGGTCGACTCGGCATGCGACCGGTGCTCATCGTCACCACGATCCTCTGCGTCACCGGCATCGTGTCGATCGGCCTGCTGCCCCTGACCGTTCCGCTGTACATGATCGTGGGCTTCATCACCGGGCTCGCGACGCCGCCCGTGCAGCCGGCGGTACGCACGATCTACCCGAAGATGGTCAACTCGCGCCAGCTGACCCCGCTGTTCTCGCTCGACGCATCGGCGCAGGAGATCATCTGGGTCGTCGGCCCCGTCATCACGACGCTCGTGGCGACGCAGATCGGCACGATCTGGGCGATCATGCTCGCCGCCGTGCTCATGGTCGTCGGCGGCGCCTGGTTCATCAGCTCCCCCGAGCTCGGGCGCGTGCGCATCCCGCGGTCGAAGCGCAAGTTCGGCGTCGTGCTCAGCCGGCCGGCCGTGCTGCTCGCGACGGTCGTCGGATTCCTCCTCATCGGGGCCTGCGCGGCGGTCGAGGCCGGTGTCGTCGCGGTGTTCGGGCACGGTGGACCAGAGGCCGGACTCGTGCTCGCGATCTTCTCGGTCGGTTCGCTCGCCGGCGGCCTGCTCTTCGGCCACATCCCCATCGGCCCGTGGGCCACCGCGCGCCGCATGTTCATCGTGTTCGCGGGCATGGCGCTCGCGGCGTTCGTCATGGACTTCTGGTGGCTCTCGGCCACGCTGTTCATCGCAGGCATCGGCATCGCCCCCGCGCTCGCGGTGCTGTTCTCGATCGTCTCGTCGAGCGTGAAGTTCTCCGACACCGCCGAGGCCTACGGCTGGGTCGGCACGGGCCAACTCATCGGCGCCGCGCTCGGCTCGGCCCTCGCGGGCTTCTCGATCGACGGCTACGGCGCGCAGGGCGCGTTCTGGATCGCCGCTGGGTTCGCCTTCGTCGGCGTGCTCGTGCCCGCACTCGGCCGCCGATGGCATCCCGACCTGCGCGGCCGCGACGCGAGCCCGATCCCCGACACCGAACCCGTGCCCATGCAGCCGAGCTGA